One Choloepus didactylus isolate mChoDid1 chromosome 16, mChoDid1.pri, whole genome shotgun sequence DNA window includes the following coding sequences:
- the LOC119511529 gene encoding tetratricopeptide repeat protein 5-like, protein MMADEEEEVQRIVWRLQELVDQLYSFRDCYFETHSVADAGRKQQDVQQEMEKTLRQMKEVVGSVQSKAQVLMLTGKALNVTPDYSLRAEELLSKAVKLEPELVEAWNQLGEVYWKKGDVAAAHTCFSGALTHCKNKVSLQNLSMVLRQLQTDSGDEHSCHIMDSVRQAKLAVQMDIHDGRSWCE, encoded by the coding sequence ATGATGGCTGATGAAGAGGAGGAAGTTCAGCGGATCGTGTGGAGACTGCAGGAACTGGTGGATCAGCTCTATTCATTTCGAGACTGCTATTTTGAGACACATAGTGTTGCAGATGCTGGGAGAAAGCAACAGGATGTACAGCAAGAGATGGAGAAGACTCTGCGGCAGATGAAGGAAGTAGTGGGTTCTGTCCAGAGCAAGGCTCAAGTCCTGATGCTAACTGGGAAGGCCCTGAATGTGACTCCTGATTATAGCCTTAGGGCTGAGGAGCTTCTTTCAAAGGCTGTGAAGCTGGAGCCCGAGCTGGTGGAAGCCTGGAACCAGCTGGGTGAGGTGTACTGGAAGAAAGGGGATGTTGCAGCTGCCCATACCTGCTTCTCAGGAGCCCTCACCCATTGTAAGAACAAAGTCTCCCTGCAAAACCTGTCAATGGTGCTTCGCCAGTTGCAGACTGACAGTGGAGATGAACATTCTTGTCATATCATGGACAGTGTTCGACAGGCCAAGTTGGCTGTGCAGATGGATATCCATGATGGCCGCTCTTGGTGTGAGTGA